One region of Chryseobacterium sp. C-71 genomic DNA includes:
- a CDS encoding type 1 glutamine amidotransferase domain-containing protein translates to MKAKVLIIVSNANAIGQNHRRTGTFLSEVAHPYAEFEKEGYQIDFASLTGESPFLDALNLASDPDNLKFLTGKGWEDMHKAAKLSEVDVNNYDAVFIPGGLAPMVDMPENAELKKVITDAYERNAVVGAVCHGPVSLLNVKLSDGSYLVNGKNITSFTTEEEDNYARADVPFDLQTALTEQGAIFHAAEAWSANSIADGNLVTGQNPASAKGVGEKMVSILESKKS, encoded by the coding sequence ATGAAAGCAAAAGTATTAATAATTGTATCCAATGCAAATGCAATCGGTCAGAATCACAGAAGAACCGGAACATTCTTATCTGAAGTCGCACATCCTTATGCAGAATTTGAAAAGGAAGGCTATCAAATTGATTTTGCAAGCTTAACGGGTGAATCTCCATTTTTAGACGCATTAAATTTAGCCAGCGATCCTGATAATTTGAAATTCCTTACAGGTAAAGGTTGGGAAGATATGCACAAAGCTGCAAAATTATCTGAAGTTGATGTCAACAATTATGATGCAGTTTTCATTCCTGGTGGTCTGGCTCCGATGGTGGATATGCCTGAAAATGCAGAATTAAAAAAGGTAATCACTGATGCTTATGAGAGAAATGCAGTTGTAGGAGCTGTTTGTCATGGTCCTGTTTCTTTATTGAATGTGAAATTAAGTGATGGAAGTTACTTGGTAAATGGTAAAAATATCACTTCTTTCACCACTGAAGAAGAAGATAACTACGCAAGAGCAGATGTTCCATTTGATTTGCAAACGGCTTTAACAGAACAAGGTGCTATTTTCCATGCTGCGGAAGCCTGGTCTGCCAACAGTATCGCTGACGGAAACTTGGTAACCGGACAAAATCCTGCCTCTGCAAAGGGTGTCGGTGAAAAAATGGTTTCGATTTTAGAATCTAAAAAATCATAA
- a CDS encoding type VI secretion system baseplate subunit TssF — MNLDQNIYSKESVKARMLQNATKVWGLKSPQSLDPFVKLLIDAFSTEVFKANNEIQTVNARILEKLAKLLTPSIYTHPIPAHAVAFTEPFESSEVLLDHTEFFFRKQMNSTVKSESDKQLNIPFTPIGSVKTNKAQTAIMFVGNTCYSIDERLNKIPISRFQGRPSDYRKVTIGINVSKYTNEKFPRTLGLYCSNPAFEHLDFVYKLLPYITVSSNGNPLFVKEGLTYLKKEQTEGYEQLFHEQSIQTKIIQDIKNIYHHKFIEVTGLSRDLFSEVGMLPQDLDFLNGREEIQKYIDGKNFLWLTFEFPPQFSAEILDNFTFVLNAFPIYNRGWKKTEYSLDIMGNNIPLITEEGEHFLYVDEVQDGEGRKYTEIPFTPSDDLKKGLYTVRKGGMERFNNRNAVDMISNVLELTRDEIAAFSLLNRDNVKGMLSEMSDKMKSMVQKVNNAKRSIKQELNYVIMEPVEKTDHTYASFWITHCTFANHMRPGTELSNQLKSQSLILLTETIGGAEEQKGSDSIQAYKYALTTRDKIISLEDVKNYVRMVLKDELKDVRVKRGTMISNKPKEGFVRTVEVEVIPQNYSFYGRVYWENMANILRNQIISKAIDGIEYRVMITNEDVDFFEN, encoded by the coding sequence ATGAATTTAGATCAGAATATTTATTCGAAAGAGTCTGTAAAAGCACGAATGCTGCAAAATGCTACCAAAGTCTGGGGATTGAAAAGCCCGCAGTCACTGGATCCTTTTGTTAAACTTTTAATTGATGCTTTCAGTACTGAAGTTTTTAAAGCGAATAATGAAATTCAGACCGTTAATGCGAGAATTTTAGAAAAACTGGCGAAGCTTTTAACACCATCCATTTACACCCATCCGATTCCGGCGCATGCAGTTGCATTTACCGAACCTTTTGAATCTTCGGAAGTTCTGCTTGACCATACCGAATTTTTCTTCAGAAAACAGATGAATTCTACGGTAAAATCGGAATCAGATAAACAACTGAATATTCCGTTTACACCCATTGGAAGTGTAAAAACCAATAAGGCACAAACTGCCATTATGTTCGTTGGTAACACTTGCTACAGCATTGATGAACGTTTAAATAAAATTCCTATTTCAAGATTTCAGGGAAGACCTTCTGATTACAGAAAAGTAACAATTGGAATCAATGTTTCAAAATATACCAACGAGAAATTTCCAAGAACTTTAGGATTGTATTGTTCAAATCCTGCTTTTGAGCATTTAGATTTTGTCTATAAATTGCTTCCCTACATCACGGTTTCAAGTAACGGAAATCCTTTGTTTGTAAAGGAAGGTTTAACTTATCTTAAAAAAGAACAGACAGAAGGTTACGAACAGCTTTTTCATGAACAATCGATCCAGACAAAGATCATTCAGGATATAAAAAACATTTATCATCATAAATTTATTGAAGTAACCGGTCTTTCGAGAGATCTTTTTTCAGAAGTGGGAATGCTGCCACAGGATTTAGATTTTTTGAACGGAAGAGAAGAAATTCAGAAATATATTGACGGCAAAAACTTCTTGTGGCTGACTTTTGAATTTCCACCGCAGTTTTCTGCTGAGATTTTAGATAATTTCACTTTTGTGCTGAACGCTTTCCCAATTTACAATCGGGGTTGGAAAAAGACTGAATATAGCTTAGACATCATGGGAAATAATATTCCTTTGATCACTGAGGAAGGTGAACATTTCCTTTACGTAGATGAAGTTCAGGACGGGGAAGGAAGAAAGTACACAGAAATTCCATTCACGCCTTCTGATGATCTTAAAAAGGGGTTATACACCGTAAGAAAAGGTGGAATGGAAAGATTCAACAACAGAAATGCGGTGGATATGATTTCTAATGTTTTGGAATTGACAAGAGACGAGATTGCAGCTTTCTCTTTATTAAACCGTGACAACGTCAAAGGAATGCTGAGCGAAATGTCTGACAAGATGAAATCTATGGTGCAGAAAGTAAACAACGCCAAAAGAAGCATCAAGCAGGAACTCAACTACGTCATCATGGAACCTGTTGAGAAAACCGATCATACCTACGCATCATTCTGGATTACGCACTGTACTTTTGCCAATCACATGCGTCCCGGAACTGAACTTTCTAACCAATTAAAATCTCAGTCACTGATCCTTCTTACCGAAACCATCGGTGGTGCAGAGGAGCAGAAAGGTTCAGACAGTATTCAGGCTTACAAATATGCTTTGACGACCAGAGATAAAATTATTTCGCTTGAAGACGTTAAAAATTACGTGCGAATGGTTTTAAAAGATGAGCTAAAAGATGTCCGTGTAAAAAGAGGAACCATGATCAGTAACAAACCGAAGGAAGGTTTCGTTCGCACGGTTGAAGTCGAGGTTATTCCACAAAATTATTCTTTCTACGGAAGAGTGTACTGGGAAAATATGGCGAATATTCTGAGAAATCAAATTATCTCAAAAGCCATCGACGGAATAGAATATCGGGTAATGATTACCAATGAAGATGTAGATTTTTTTGAAAATTAA
- a CDS encoding putative quinol monooxygenase, with protein sequence MSEQSIYLYAKWQVKEGKLNAVLEIMKEAAQKSSEEQGNLFYKIHQSKNDENTLILFEGYENESAVEFHKNSEHYQNMVVKQIIPLLESREVTLMNRII encoded by the coding sequence ATGAGCGAACAATCAATTTACTTGTATGCCAAATGGCAGGTAAAAGAAGGGAAACTTAATGCAGTTTTGGAAATTATGAAAGAGGCTGCCCAAAAAAGTTCAGAAGAACAAGGAAATTTATTTTACAAAATTCATCAGAGTAAAAACGATGAGAATACACTGATTTTATTTGAAGGTTATGAAAATGAATCTGCGGTAGAATTCCATAAAAACTCAGAACATTATCAGAATATGGTTGTGAAGCAAATTATTCCTTTGTTGGAAAGCAGAGAAGTAACTTTAATGAATCGGATAATTTAA